Proteins encoded in a region of the Paenibacillus pedocola genome:
- a CDS encoding ABC transporter permease yields MASSAVIKKSDAVVKKRTFHRSPFYQGWKRFKNHKLAVIGMVWVVLFLIAGIIGPYVAPYDYRTGDFLAINQGPSWQHIFGTDNVGHDMFSQILYSVRSALIIAFGATVVSFVIGIILGLWAGLRGGIADMIIMRAVDFMMTLPGFLFALILVILLGRGYTSLILAIGIPGWAGYARLIRSLVLGMRDGEMVEAARALGASQAHIARRYMLPNVIGSMGVALAFGIPGDLTQIAGLSIFGMGLQPPIPSFGNMIAQASDNILGFPWLLYFPAGIFALTLLAFLFVADGLQEAFSPKGGN; encoded by the coding sequence TTGGCAAGCTCAGCTGTAATAAAGAAATCAGATGCTGTCGTAAAGAAAAGAACCTTTCATCGGTCTCCATTCTATCAGGGATGGAAACGCTTCAAAAACCATAAGCTTGCGGTTATCGGTATGGTCTGGGTTGTCCTTTTTTTGATTGCCGGGATTATTGGACCTTATGTGGCCCCTTATGACTATCGCACCGGAGATTTTCTGGCGATTAACCAAGGCCCTTCATGGCAGCATATCTTTGGTACCGATAATGTCGGGCATGATATGTTCAGCCAAATTCTGTACAGTGTCCGCAGTGCGCTTATTATTGCCTTTGGAGCAACAGTAGTCAGCTTCGTGATTGGAATTATCCTGGGCCTGTGGGCAGGCTTGCGCGGCGGGATCGCAGATATGATTATTATGCGTGCTGTGGATTTCATGATGACGCTGCCGGGATTTCTTTTTGCCCTGATTCTGGTTATTCTGTTAGGACGAGGGTATACCTCGCTGATTCTTGCTATTGGTATTCCCGGCTGGGCGGGTTATGCCAGACTGATCCGCAGTCTCGTTCTGGGGATGCGGGATGGTGAAATGGTAGAAGCGGCAAGAGCCCTGGGGGCTTCCCAGGCACATATTGCCAGACGCTATATGTTGCCGAATGTTATTGGCAGCATGGGGGTTGCCCTTGCTTTCGGAATCCCCGGCGATCTCACACAGATTGCTGGACTGAGCATCTTTGGTATGGGGCTTCAGCCGCCAATCCCTTCGTTCGGGAATATGATTGCCCAAGCCAGTGACAATATTCTCGGCTTTCCGTGGCTGTTATATTTTCCGGCGGGCATCTTTGCCCTGACACTGCTGGCTTTTCTGTTTGTTGCAGACGGGCTTCAGGAAGCGTTCAGTCCGAAAGGGGGAAATTAA
- a CDS encoding ABC transporter permease encodes MTVAKFVLKRIVQIIITLMLVITVSYIMMYYSPGGFMNSNIMATVLAPLQGQNPVLYHKIMEQFESRYGLNLPLWRQILKYIWHELTFNFGNSMQNPSLKIADQLKQSLPISALLAFGSVLLSVIIGVPLGIIAALKRNTWIDYVVSTISLAGQAIPAFVLAVIMVLLFGVVFQGILPVTGWGTWKDVILPVICLAAGNIGVVARYMRGSLIETLRLDYIRTAKAKGVKYWPMVFKHGVKNSLTAMITVIGPQFAFTVMGTIWVEQIFAIPGLGQVMQTAFTSFDYPLAITSVFLLGSMIMVINLLVDIVYALIDPRVKL; translated from the coding sequence ATGACTGTAGCAAAGTTTGTGTTAAAGCGCATAGTTCAGATCATTATCACATTGATGCTTGTCATCACAGTCAGCTATATTATGATGTATTACTCGCCAGGCGGCTTCATGAACAGCAATATTATGGCTACGGTACTTGCTCCGCTGCAAGGACAAAACCCTGTTCTTTATCATAAAATCATGGAACAATTCGAAAGCCGGTATGGTTTGAATTTGCCGCTTTGGCGACAGATCCTAAAGTATATTTGGCATGAATTAACCTTCAATTTCGGAAATTCGATGCAGAATCCTTCCCTGAAAATTGCAGATCAGCTGAAGCAATCTTTGCCGATCAGTGCACTTTTAGCCTTTGGTTCAGTGCTTTTGTCCGTAATTATTGGTGTTCCGCTCGGCATTATAGCCGCCTTGAAACGGAATACATGGATTGATTATGTAGTTAGTACAATCTCACTCGCGGGTCAAGCCATCCCTGCGTTTGTTCTCGCGGTAATTATGGTTCTGCTGTTCGGGGTTGTTTTTCAAGGGATATTGCCTGTAACTGGCTGGGGGACATGGAAGGATGTCATTCTTCCGGTGATCTGTCTGGCTGCGGGGAACATTGGTGTGGTGGCCAGATACATGCGGGGAAGCCTGATCGAAACCTTGCGGCTGGATTACATCCGGACGGCGAAAGCCAAAGGAGTGAAATACTGGCCGATGGTTTTCAAGCATGGTGTTAAAAATTCGCTGACAGCGATGATTACCGTCATTGGACCCCAGTTTGCATTTACGGTCATGGGAACGATCTGGGTTGAGCAGATTTTTGCCATTCCGGGGCTCGGACAGGTGATGCAGACGGCGTTCACCAGTTTCGACTATCCGCTTGCGATCACTTCAGTCTTTTTGCTCGGTTCCATGATTATGGTCATCAATTTATTGGTGGATATTGTTTATGCCTTGATTGACCCCCGGGTCAAATTATAA
- a CDS encoding peptide ABC transporter substrate-binding protein, with protein MKKKNAILALILSFAMLSVTACNNNSNNANGNSGSGNDGSKPASTNSASNTKNNSGESAPKNESASDPEIKAGSSVTVFNPKMPTLDPTQWQGQILVEQGTLLEGLYGYNQNNEIVPKIATGYTVSEDKTTWTFTLRKDAKWSNGDPVTANDFYYSYMYQLDPKNTTAQLWLSVLNFVKNSYAYHAGSVSKEEVGLKVIDDYTLEITTTLPHAILGDLVLAGAMPMNPKVVDAHPSDWFAPENFVSNGPYMVKSFTPNGELVMVSNPNYVGVKDQLNRGNVETIHVLPATTVPVEDYMAGKTEVALVQTTSDLQYVKSHDLNSELFTAPNYAIKYLEWSNPTTESPYDKKEVRQAIAKAIQRKPIVESVLNGMGGVTNVFASPGWPTEKLEKGIEEDLDGAKQMLKDAGFEGGKGLPKLILYIGVKQVDPQGESIALALGQELQQGLGITTEIKQLNETQFNAYQYNGPQADAEPGFILASGATNWSEPGSLDMGATQQLYSIGTLDAPLEATQNFVNWSKEVYYKPAIEQYGDPNDAKVGVEWSDWAKLEQAAKEDIAYLDEWTAKQPAEWQPYLNPKGVPTRAEQWQQIVDVWKNAKTNDEKHAAFVSAWTFIAPNAPGGKLNQNALDVQVYYNKTQSDDLRDLRMWQAEFVNALTVEDAAPFAAKVINNLIDNAYAIPLFYQQQFFLVKPGITGVQSNPWAWGNFYGLHFLSVK; from the coding sequence ATGAAAAAGAAGAATGCTATTCTCGCGCTTATTCTGTCATTTGCTATGCTTTCGGTGACTGCATGCAACAACAACTCAAATAATGCTAACGGCAATAGTGGCAGCGGCAATGATGGGAGCAAGCCGGCCAGCACCAATAGTGCGTCTAACACGAAGAATAATTCAGGAGAATCCGCTCCTAAAAATGAAAGCGCTTCTGATCCAGAGATTAAGGCAGGAAGCTCGGTGACTGTTTTCAATCCGAAGATGCCTACACTGGATCCAACGCAGTGGCAGGGCCAGATTCTCGTTGAACAAGGTACTTTGCTCGAAGGCCTGTATGGATACAATCAAAACAATGAAATTGTCCCTAAGATTGCTACAGGATATACAGTCTCTGAGGATAAAACGACCTGGACGTTCACACTCCGAAAGGATGCCAAATGGTCCAACGGTGATCCGGTTACTGCCAATGATTTTTATTATTCCTACATGTACCAGCTGGATCCTAAAAATACGACCGCACAGCTGTGGCTTAGCGTACTTAATTTTGTAAAGAACTCTTACGCTTATCACGCAGGTTCGGTAAGTAAAGAAGAAGTCGGACTCAAAGTAATTGATGATTATACTTTAGAGATTACTACTACGCTGCCTCATGCGATTCTGGGAGATCTGGTGCTGGCCGGGGCGATGCCGATGAATCCAAAGGTTGTTGACGCGCATCCGAGTGACTGGTTTGCACCAGAGAACTTTGTCAGCAACGGTCCGTATATGGTCAAATCATTCACACCTAACGGAGAGCTTGTAATGGTAAGCAACCCTAATTATGTGGGTGTGAAGGATCAGCTGAACCGCGGGAATGTGGAAACGATCCATGTGCTCCCGGCCACAACCGTACCGGTAGAAGATTACATGGCTGGTAAAACCGAGGTAGCACTGGTACAGACCACATCGGATTTGCAGTATGTGAAGTCACATGACCTGAATTCAGAGCTGTTCACAGCACCAAACTATGCCATCAAGTACCTGGAATGGTCCAACCCGACTACGGAATCCCCGTACGACAAGAAGGAAGTCCGTCAGGCGATTGCCAAAGCCATCCAGCGTAAACCGATTGTAGAATCGGTTCTGAATGGTATGGGCGGAGTAACCAATGTGTTCGCATCACCAGGCTGGCCGACGGAGAAGCTTGAAAAAGGAATTGAAGAGGATCTGGATGGAGCTAAACAGATGCTCAAGGATGCCGGATTTGAAGGCGGCAAAGGTTTGCCGAAGCTAATTCTTTATATTGGTGTTAAGCAAGTGGATCCGCAAGGGGAATCCATTGCCCTGGCGCTTGGTCAGGAGTTGCAGCAGGGACTCGGAATTACAACGGAAATCAAACAGTTGAACGAAACCCAATTCAATGCCTATCAATATAACGGCCCGCAAGCGGATGCCGAACCAGGATTTATCCTGGCTTCCGGGGCAACGAACTGGAGCGAACCGGGAAGTCTGGATATGGGTGCAACGCAGCAGCTGTATTCCATCGGTACACTGGATGCACCGCTGGAGGCTACGCAGAATTTCGTGAACTGGAGCAAGGAAGTCTACTATAAACCTGCTATTGAACAATACGGAGATCCTAATGACGCGAAGGTTGGCGTGGAATGGAGCGATTGGGCTAAGCTTGAACAGGCGGCCAAAGAAGATATCGCTTATTTGGATGAATGGACTGCGAAACAGCCTGCAGAGTGGCAGCCTTATCTGAATCCTAAGGGAGTGCCAACACGCGCCGAGCAGTGGCAACAGATCGTGGATGTATGGAAAAATGCGAAGACGAATGATGAGAAACATGCCGCTTTTGTGAGTGCTTGGACCTTTATTGCCCCGAATGCGCCGGGCGGAAAACTGAATCAGAATGCGCTGGATGTTCAGGTGTACTATAACAAGACACAATCGGATGATTTAAGAGACTTGAGAATGTGGCAGGCAGAGTTCGTCAATGCATTGACTGTTGAAGATGCAGCACCATTTGCCGCTAAGGTTATCAATAACCTGATTGACAATGCCTACGCCATCCCGCTGTTCTATCAGCAGCAGTTCTTCCTGGTGAAGCCGGGCATTACGGGTGTGCAATCGAATCCTTGGGCATGGGGTAACTTCTACGGACTGCACTTCTTATCGGTAAAATAG
- a CDS encoding AAA family ATPase yields the protein MFLRSVEILPKNDTDLSRYPFTISALKNLHRLEFKTNVTFLVGENGSGKSTLLEAVAYQCGFNTAGGGRNNTYEVDASHSALGDHLRLSWLPKVTDGFFLRAETFYHFASHIDTMPSSLRYYGGQSLHEQSHGEAFLSLFKHRFGKKAIYLLDEPEAALSPARQLSLLRIIKDLEKEAQFIIATHSPILLGYPDAQILNFDSQPASEIQYEDTLHYILTRRFLENRKAVLRELFSDE from the coding sequence ATGTTCCTGCGAAGTGTGGAGATTCTACCGAAAAATGATACGGATCTTTCCCGCTATCCATTTACCATATCAGCCCTGAAAAATCTGCACCGTCTTGAATTCAAGACGAATGTTACCTTTCTGGTTGGCGAAAACGGATCCGGAAAGTCCACCCTGCTCGAGGCAGTCGCTTATCAGTGCGGATTTAATACCGCAGGCGGAGGCAGGAACAATACTTACGAGGTAGATGCTTCTCATTCGGCGCTGGGGGATCACCTGCGTTTATCCTGGCTGCCCAAGGTAACCGACGGTTTCTTTCTCAGGGCGGAGACCTTCTACCACTTTGCTTCACATATCGATACAATGCCTTCAAGTTTAAGGTATTATGGGGGGCAGTCATTACATGAACAGTCCCATGGTGAGGCGTTTTTGTCGCTTTTTAAGCACCGTTTCGGAAAAAAGGCGATCTATCTGCTGGATGAACCCGAAGCTGCGCTATCACCAGCCCGGCAATTGTCATTGCTTCGAATCATTAAGGATCTGGAGAAAGAAGCCCAGTTTATCATCGCAACGCACTCCCCGATTCTGCTGGGCTATCCGGATGCCCAAATCCTGAACTTTGACAGTCAGCCTGCTTCAGAGATTCAGTATGAAGACACACTGCACTACATCCTTACTAGACGTTTTCTCGAAAACCGGAAGGCAGTATTGCGGGAGCTGTTTAGTGATGAATAG
- a CDS encoding GIY-YIG nuclease family protein: MDKSKRKELQEEFKQIKTYMGAIQITNKLSGKIYIDTFSNLKNKWLTLQMQLDMGRFANAELQKDWKELGAENFGYEVLEEKETDEIADVKWECKVMLKRWLEKLQPYEDKGYNKPLQR; encoded by the coding sequence GTGGACAAGAGCAAGCGTAAGGAGCTACAAGAGGAATTCAAGCAGATTAAAACATACATGGGTGCCATCCAAATCACCAATAAGCTCAGCGGTAAAATCTACATTGATACCTTTTCCAACCTGAAGAACAAATGGCTTACCCTCCAGATGCAGCTGGATATGGGCCGGTTCGCAAATGCAGAGCTGCAAAAGGACTGGAAAGAACTTGGGGCAGAGAATTTCGGCTATGAAGTGCTGGAGGAGAAGGAAACTGACGAAATCGCCGATGTGAAATGGGAATGTAAGGTGATGCTGAAACGGTGGCTGGAGAAATTGCAGCCCTATGAAGACAAAGGCTACAATAAACCGCTGCAGAGATAA
- a CDS encoding DUF6530 family protein, with amino-acid sequence MKIPTTLKHKPVIVSENYEQVDGRYAGNTDAQGLSLGLAQWNDRGKVDISAKVWRHTGEKWSRQSEELPMHRVLDLAILICRSSLYFQDAYRMPKMYDPEDTTIDRIGLQGDAMNVAVCTDNPMIDNDIKLFAQALGEDGEMIGERLSVLSRVLKEMGY; translated from the coding sequence ATGAAAATTCCAACTACCTTAAAACATAAACCTGTGATCGTATCCGAAAATTATGAGCAGGTAGACGGCCGTTATGCCGGCAATACTGATGCCCAGGGGCTGTCCCTCGGCTTAGCCCAGTGGAATGACCGGGGAAAGGTCGATATCTCAGCTAAAGTATGGAGACATACAGGGGAGAAGTGGTCTAGACAGTCGGAAGAGCTGCCGATGCACCGTGTGCTGGATCTGGCGATCCTGATCTGCAGAAGCAGCTTATATTTCCAGGATGCTTACCGTATGCCCAAAATGTATGACCCGGAGGACACGACGATTGACCGTATAGGTCTGCAGGGAGATGCCATGAATGTGGCTGTGTGTACCGATAATCCAATGATTGATAATGATATTAAGCTGTTTGCCCAAGCGCTTGGCGAAGACGGTGAAATGATAGGTGAACGGCTAAGTGTATTATCCCGGGTACTGAAGGAGATGGGCTATTAG
- a CDS encoding ABC transporter permease, translating to MSTLIKPGAERQLKNHSSFGQAVRNSLTMAYRGLLKIKRTPEQLFDVTFQPIIFTLMFTYIFGGAISGDVVSYLPVIIPGILVQTVITTSIVTGVQLREDMEKGVFDRFKSLPISRIAPLAGALLADTVRYTIATVLTFVMGYLMGYRPEGGIGYVAVAALLVIACSWAISWIFAFFGVIARTASSVQGISMIVLFPLTFLSNAFVPVDTMPDWLQWFVNINPISHLVTAVRELTNNGTAGSDLVFSLVGAAVIVAIFAPITVRAYMRRT from the coding sequence ATGAGCACATTAATTAAGCCGGGGGCTGAGCGCCAGTTGAAGAATCACTCCAGCTTCGGCCAGGCGGTCCGCAATTCCCTGACCATGGCTTACCGGGGGTTGTTAAAAATCAAGCGTACCCCTGAGCAGTTGTTTGACGTAACGTTTCAGCCGATTATTTTCACCCTGATGTTTACCTATATTTTCGGCGGAGCGATCTCTGGTGACGTGGTTAGCTACTTGCCGGTAATCATTCCAGGAATCCTGGTGCAGACGGTCATCACCACCTCCATCGTTACTGGCGTGCAGCTGCGTGAGGACATGGAAAAAGGAGTGTTCGACCGTTTCAAATCACTTCCGATCTCGCGGATTGCACCACTTGCGGGAGCTCTGCTCGCAGATACGGTCCGCTATACCATCGCAACGGTGCTGACCTTCGTTATGGGGTATCTCATGGGCTATCGTCCTGAGGGCGGGATCGGTTATGTTGCGGTTGCTGCATTGCTGGTAATCGCCTGCTCCTGGGCTATCAGCTGGATCTTCGCGTTCTTCGGTGTAATCGCCCGTACAGCTTCAAGTGTGCAGGGGATATCCATGATCGTGCTGTTCCCGCTTACGTTCCTCTCCAATGCCTTTGTGCCGGTCGATACTATGCCTGACTGGCTCCAGTGGTTCGTCAATATCAACCCGATTTCCCACCTGGTAACGGCTGTCCGTGAGTTAACCAATAACGGAACAGCAGGTTCGGATCTCGTCTTCTCCCTGGTCGGTGCTGCGGTTATTGTGGCTATCTTTGCACCCATCACCGTCCGCGCTTACATGCGCCGCACCTAA
- a CDS encoding ATP-binding cassette domain-containing protein, producing MSQQTKKAPQQAELAIDAQGLVKVFGDNRAVDGVDLKVATGSIYGVLGPNGAGKTTAIRMLATLLRPDGGSARIFGHDVVKEPQIVRQLIGVTGQYASVDESLSATENLVIFSRLLGLGRAESRRKAADLLEEFGLTEAAKRPLKHFSGGMRRRLDLAASLIAQPPLIFLDEPTTGLDPRTRNQMWDTIRRLVGSGSTVLLTTQYLEEADQLADRIAVIDHGRVVAEGTVDDLKSSVGSSSLHLRVENPQQIIVARQTVERVLRVQAAVSAEAAKITAPMGNADEVTDLLIALRAAGIPLSEMSVQKPTLDEVFLSLTGHGVEDSAAQVPGKDNKAGGQQYEHIN from the coding sequence ATGAGTCAACAAACCAAAAAAGCGCCGCAGCAAGCAGAATTAGCCATCGATGCTCAGGGGCTGGTCAAGGTGTTCGGAGACAACCGTGCGGTAGATGGGGTGGATCTTAAGGTAGCCACCGGTTCCATCTACGGGGTGCTCGGGCCTAACGGGGCCGGGAAAACGACAGCGATCCGCATGCTGGCTACCTTATTGCGCCCGGATGGCGGATCCGCCAGAATCTTCGGGCATGATGTGGTGAAGGAGCCGCAGATCGTACGGCAATTGATTGGGGTAACCGGACAATACGCGTCCGTCGATGAGTCGCTCAGCGCAACCGAGAATCTGGTGATTTTCTCCCGGCTGCTTGGACTGGGCCGTGCGGAGTCCCGGCGTAAAGCAGCGGATCTGCTGGAGGAATTCGGACTGACCGAAGCCGCCAAGCGTCCGCTCAAGCATTTCTCCGGCGGGATGCGCCGGCGGCTGGATCTGGCCGCAAGCCTGATCGCCCAGCCGCCGCTGATTTTCCTGGATGAGCCGACTACGGGGCTTGACCCGCGGACCCGCAACCAGATGTGGGATACGATCCGCCGGCTGGTGGGCTCGGGTTCAACGGTCCTTTTGACCACACAGTATCTGGAGGAAGCGGATCAGCTGGCAGACCGGATAGCGGTTATTGACCACGGAAGAGTGGTCGCCGAAGGTACCGTTGATGATCTGAAATCCTCTGTCGGCAGCTCATCGCTGCACTTAAGAGTGGAGAATCCGCAGCAAATTATAGTTGCCCGGCAGACTGTTGAACGGGTGCTGCGGGTTCAGGCCGCTGTATCCGCAGAAGCCGCCAAGATTACTGCGCCGATGGGCAATGCGGACGAGGTAACCGATTTGCTGATCGCCCTTCGTGCAGCGGGAATCCCCTTATCCGAAATGAGTGTACAGAAGCCGACCCTGGACGAAGTATTTCTGTCCCTGACCGGCCATGGTGTAGAGGATAGTGCAGCACAGGTACCAGGAAAAGATAATAAAGCGGGGGGACAACAATATGAGCACATTAATTAA
- a CDS encoding MarR family transcriptional regulator, whose product MDEQEQQAYILGAFLTLANRLQVLGDKLDEKITMKQWLLIAVILKSGSPAPALSDLAAMIGSSRQNVKKMALLLEKQGFVVLSKDEKDARILRVRLTEECMVYFAGRNREEEQFMDDLFQDFNAELTGGLFTGLTKLTDNIARMEAGSPDEEKE is encoded by the coding sequence ATGGACGAACAAGAACAGCAAGCTTACATCCTCGGCGCCTTCCTTACGCTCGCCAACCGTCTTCAGGTGCTGGGTGATAAGCTGGATGAGAAGATCACAATGAAACAGTGGCTGCTGATTGCTGTTATTTTAAAGAGCGGTTCACCAGCACCCGCCTTAAGCGATCTGGCTGCGATGATCGGCAGCTCCAGGCAGAATGTCAAGAAAATGGCCCTTCTGCTGGAGAAGCAGGGATTTGTGGTGCTCTCGAAGGATGAAAAAGATGCACGGATTCTGCGTGTACGGCTTACCGAAGAATGTATGGTTTATTTTGCGGGTAGAAACCGGGAGGAAGAACAGTTCATGGACGATTTGTTCCAGGATTTCAATGCCGAACTGACTGGCGGACTGTTCACGGGTCTGACCAAGCTCACTGATAACATTGCCCGGATGGAAGCTGGATCCCCAGATGAAGAAAAGGAGTAA
- a CDS encoding DUF6544 family protein, translating to MILLIIIFVCLVTAIVVFWHIPYSKTKAEFQRLASGLLEGTPAVPDKVFTKEDWAVLPPPVRKYFETAGFTGIPQMSSMKADFRKVDFILSPRKTPINIDYTQYNFVELPARIAFIDTSMYGVPFQGLDSYVGGEGGMKGVLGKTFTLFNQRGGEMDQASLVTFLSEVMLLPSAALQSYITWKRVDDLHAEAIISRYGITASGIFSFRENGECSSFSTEDRTAIGMDGSKHKVKWTAYMDDYKITGGIRQPTHLKAVWHYEQGDLVYFDSDNLQLEYR from the coding sequence ATGATCCTGCTGATCATTATTTTTGTCTGTCTCGTTACCGCTATAGTTGTCTTTTGGCATATTCCCTACTCCAAAACCAAGGCTGAATTTCAGAGGTTAGCCTCCGGGTTGCTTGAGGGTACACCAGCTGTGCCGGATAAAGTATTCACCAAGGAGGATTGGGCTGTGCTGCCGCCGCCTGTCCGGAAGTATTTTGAAACTGCCGGATTTACCGGAATTCCCCAGATGTCCTCGATGAAGGCCGATTTCCGTAAGGTTGATTTCATCCTGAGTCCGCGCAAAACTCCTATCAACATAGATTATACTCAATACAACTTTGTAGAGCTGCCCGCCAGAATAGCTTTTATTGACACTTCCATGTATGGTGTTCCTTTTCAGGGGCTTGATTCCTATGTAGGGGGTGAAGGCGGCATGAAGGGCGTTCTCGGCAAAACGTTTACTCTGTTTAACCAGCGTGGCGGTGAAATGGATCAGGCAAGTCTGGTCACCTTTCTGTCAGAGGTTATGCTGCTGCCTAGCGCTGCACTGCAAAGCTACATTACCTGGAAGAGGGTAGACGATCTGCATGCGGAAGCTATTATCTCCCGTTACGGCATTACCGCCAGCGGAATCTTCAGTTTTCGTGAGAACGGGGAATGCAGCTCCTTCTCGACGGAAGACCGCACGGCTATCGGGATGGACGGCTCTAAACACAAGGTGAAATGGACCGCCTATATGGATGATTATAAAATTACTGGCGGCATCCGGCAGCCCACGCACCTAAAAGCGGTATGGCATTATGAGCAGGGAGATCTTGTGTACTTTGACAGTGACAATCTTCAATTAGAGTATCGTTGA